The Silene latifolia isolate original U9 population chromosome Y, ASM4854445v1, whole genome shotgun sequence sequence CCCTGCTTTCACAGGGGCGGACGCAGGAATTATCGATATGGTGGGCACAATAGAAAAAAATGTATACTAAAAAATATATACACGAAGAGAATATGAAATACGATTAAACAAAATCCCATCGTCTACATCACATATCAAAATAACTTTAATAAAAACGTAAAATCTAAGAGTTAATCTAAAACCATGCGACGAGATTTCATGTTTTGGTAGCGCTTAATGATATCAACATCACTCACTCGCACAAAATAATCTCGCTCAATAAATGCGACCAAACAATGATTCAATATTTTATCTCCTATTCTATTTAGCATCTTGTTCTTCACAAACTTCATGAAGGAGAACACCCTTTCCACAATTGCAGTTGCAACCGGAAGTATCAAGGCAAGCTTAATTAACAAATAAACTCAATTATATACAATATGTTTTCTTGTTTCAACAAGCTTAACCGAAAGCTCACCAAGGTTTTTCAAATTATGAAAACTTTAATCCTTCTTCATATCTCTATAATAAATATCAAGTTGATGTCCAAGATGCATTATATCAACACTTGTGAACTCCTTAGGATAAAATTCGGCAAGGTTCATCAACTTTAGCTTGTTAAAAGAAGCAAAGACATTTTACGGGCTCAAACACGCCATACATTTTAGCAACTCCTTCCTCTTTTCATCAAAGTGACTTTTTAGTTCCTCAACTTGCTTATCAATCATGCACATATATATATTTCAATACGGTAACGATGAAGGTTATCAACTTTATGAAGACAACGCCTAGATCTTCCGGGAGGAGCATACAAATCACTCATGTTAGGCACTTCAACTTTATTTTTTACACAAAACTTACATACCGTCTCAAGGAAGTTATCCCATCCATCATCTCTCATAAGTTGCAATTGAGCCATGGTCAAATCCACAAGGATCATCGCATTAATAATATCTTGGTCCTTTCTTTGTAGTCCTTGACACAAATCATTAGTATACCCAAATATGACATTCATAAGATGTAGCATAAAAATAAACTCAAATGACTCAAGATGATCAAGTGCAATTTGTGCTTTCGCACGATCATCCACACATTTTGAAGACGATCCAATGTCCTCAAGAACTTAAATAGTAGAAGGATACAAAGCAATAAGACTCAAGATTGAATTGAAATGAGAACTCCATCGAGTATCACCCGGCCTACTTAACCCAATTTCTTGATTTAACCCTCTGCCAGTTTCAATTTCGCCCAAGTCTAGTGCTTTTAACACTTTTCCGGCTTGAACTTTTTTTTAGCATCATCAACCTCATACAAGATGATGCAATAAAATTAAGCACAATACCAAGATGCATAAAAAGTTTCGCACACTCACAATTTTATTTTGCAACTGCTACAAGGGTTAGCTGAAGTTGGTGAGCAAAGCAATGGACAGAATAGGCACAAGGGTCTTTCCTCATTATCAAGTTTCTGATACCATTCAACGCACCTCTCATATTACTTGCTCCGTCATACCCTTGACCACGAATATTTGACATACTCAATGAATGATTAGCAAGTAGTTTTTTTTATCGTGGCCAAAAGTGTCATACTAGATGTATCATCAACTTTCACAATACTAAGGAATCGTTCGGCTACATATCTCTCCTTATCAAGATAACTCAAACAAATGGCCAATTGCTCTTTATGCGATACATCACTAGACTCGTCGGCTAATATCGCAAATAAATCATTATCAAGATCTTCAACAATTAGTCTAGTAGTTTCTTTGCCACAACATTTGATAAGGTCTTTCTGAATAGAACAAGCGGTCGCTTGGTGATTACCCGGAGCACTACTTAGAACAATTTTAGCAATATTTTCACCTTTTTCCAGCAAGCCATTCTAAAAGTTCAAGAAAAATTTTCCTTATTGTTTGAAGTTGCACTTTCATCGTGACCTTGGAATGCTAGACCTTGTTTCAAAAGATACTTCAAACATATATTGGAGTGAATATGTCAAGCGAGCCTTATAAATAGCCTTAGTATTGCTACTTACTTTGTCAAGTTTTTCCATTATTGATGTCTTTTGATGTATGAAAAAGTAATATTTTCCTCTAGCTTCgatcaccatggttttctagggcTAAACTTTAAGGAAATTGACAAATAGAGAGAAATAGCTAGAATTTAACAAAAATGAGCTAGATGATGAAGGGTGCTCCGGGTGTTCAACACATAAACCAGGGTGTTCAACACTTTGTGACACAAATTTGTTCAAGACTTTAAGATGAAGAATAGAagagaggaagcaaggactaaactTTAAGGAAATTGACAAATAGAGATAAATAgataggacagtcggttcaccatggttttctaggagtCCAATCTAGGGTTATAGGTCAGCATAAACTCGGTCTGTAGGGTAATGAAAAAGGTCCTCTTGGttcgctattcgccctaaaacattactaacttagctttcaccctcattagaatgccctaatgttcattgcaagTCTTACCGCTTCCAATCTTTCGATATAGGTCAAGATGTACCAAATCAATAAGccaaatgcgtcgactcaagcaactaatcgctattaaatgcaatgattaacaacacagaccCAATTTGTACAAAgccctaatcacctattcatgATCTCCCTAATttccatggctcccctatgtcctagcatagaAGATTAGTTACGCATAAAGAGATTTGggaaattaacaacaataaaagagacaattaaattgaacatTCCACTTACTAATAGAAACAACAATTAATGTAGAAGAAGGAAGAGATGATAAATAAGAATTAAGTGCAATAGAATAAAGATCGAAAATGAAGAACGAAAATATCGAATACAACGAGTTCCAAAAGTGCCTAGTTCTAGGTCTCAAGAATAGAGAATAATAATGAGAGATGAAAGTTTCAGATCCAAAAGTCAGAGATAAAAGAAGAGATGTCTTGTTCTACTGCCGTCTTCCTATTTATTCTAAGATGGAATTTAAAATATCCTTGGGTAAAAATATCCTCACGGAAGAAACTACTAAATTGAGtagaatgaaaccactcgatcgagtaaaataaagatCAAATAATTCGATCGAGgacaataagtactcgatcgaagaaccTAGAAAAcgcccttctcgatcgagtacagtagttactcgatcgagaatctCTAGTAggaaaaagcattcgatcgaccagttttcagcagccaacttagtcgatcgagATGTGTTAGCGTGGATGAACTCAAAACACCATccgaagccacttcacgcatcttTAAGTGACAGATTCAAAGCTCCGATTCTTCtttctcctaaatgcatgcaattgggacaggTTCAGGCTCGATTTTGCTCGTTTCTggctcatacctgcaaataatacaagacaaaccaaagtggattattcgggggacatttgtagctagatgccacataaataacatagaaatgcgtgtaaacatagggtaaaaaccttatatagaatacacgcatcaaacatccccaaacaaAACCTTTACTTGCCCCCAAGAAAACTATAAATGGAACTAGGAACAACTAGTAGAACGAGGCAAACTCACCAGCTATAAATCGTCCACCAAAACCAATTTTATGCAACATATCAATAAAATGGCAATAAGTCAAAAGCAAACGAGTTAGATCAATGTTTGAAACCACTaaccgtcaaccttgcaagattaatatatatcggactctcacgggtcactcatcaCACATTTCAAGCTTAAGGTGAGTATAATTGtatgagatagaaagaagtaaagatgctcacctaactcgacctataagaacatgcatgcaatctaacataaAACCGATTTCTAATAACCGtatatatgcattcca is a genomic window containing:
- the LOC141632909 gene encoding uncharacterized protein LOC141632909, with the protein product MEKLDKNGLLEKGENIAKIVLSSAPGNHQATACSIQKDLIKCCGKETTRLIVEDLDNDLFAILADESSDVSHKEQLAICLSYLDKERYVAERFLSIVKVDDTSILEDIGSSSKCVDDRAKAQIALDHLESFEFIFMLHLMNVIFGYTNDLCQGLQRKDQDIINAMILVDLTMAQLQLMRDDGWDNFLETLALILPVATAIVERVFSFMKFVKNKMLNRIGDKILNHCLVAFIERDYFVRVSDVDIIKRYQNMKSRRMVLD